The stretch of DNA GACATCCTCGTCCTGTTGGCAACACAGCTGGCACAGTCTAGTGTGCGGCATGTTTCTACGAGCCAGACGATCGGCCGTCCGCAATCTAGCTCTGACCGCAAGCCATGCAAAGATCTTTACTTCGAGCGGCGCCCAAGATCGCCAGATGTGGTCCGCGCATGGCGCGATCTCCCGTCCCAGGAAGAAGGCGGCGTAAGTGTCCCGGGAGGAGTACATGCCGGCCACTCCAAGCCGCCAGGAGAACATGTCTGGCGCTTCCGAAAGAGTGACATGCCGCACGTCCTCCCAGATGTCGAGGAATTCGGCGATGGCCGGCACAGTTGGTGCCCCACGAATTGCATGAACCCAGGCATGATCATGCAGGGCCTCCGCGACGCTCATCCTTTTGCCGGCCGGCTGGACAAAATGAAGGAGATGAGGAGCCCTTAGCGCTAGAGCGCGGCCGTCGAGCCAAGAGTCGTGCCAGAAGCTAGCTCCGCGCCCGTTCCCGATGGTGCACCTGAGCGCCGCCTGGCCAAGAGACATGGCCATGTCCGAGATGCCCACTTGCAGGCCTGCCCAAGGCTTATCCATCACCGTTTTCTGAAACCAAAGCCAGCGCAACCGCAGCGCTTGGTTCAGAAGCCGCAGATTGAGCACGCCCAGTCCACCCAGAGGCTTCGGGGAGCAAACAATATGCCAAGCCACGAGACAACACCCGCCCCTGGCGTCCTCGAGTCCGCGCCAGAAGAAGCCCCTACGCAGCTTATCGATGCATTTGAAGAACCATGGTGGGAGGTCCAGCGCCATCAGGTGAAAGATAGGCATCGCTGTGAGTTTGCAGTTTACCAGCGTCAATCTGCCTACCCGACGGAGGAGGCCGGCCTTCCATGTAGGCAGCTGGGCAGCAATCCTGTCCACAAGGGGTTGGAGCTCTGCACGGGTCAAGGCACGCAGCAATAGGGGAAGGCCAAGGTAGGTGATTGACAACTCCTTGACGGCGCAGCCCGCCGCCTGAACAATGCCCTGCACGTCGTCCACACTGCAGCGGATCAAGGAGATGGAGCTCTTGGCGAAGTTGCAGCGAAGTCCCGTGGCTTCGCCGAAGCATTCTAGGATTCCCTTTGCCGCGTCCATCTCGGCGGCCGAAGGCCTGAGCAGTAGGATGGCGTCGTCAGCGTATAGCGATAGGCGATGGCGCACCCCTAGCGCATGGAGCGAGGAGAAGACGCCCGCTTCCTCCGCTTTCCTGAACATGGCAGTGAGGACATCCATGACGATGATGAACAGCATTGGAGAGACAGGATCCCCTTGGCGCAGCCCCTTTCCGTGCCAGAAGCTAGTGCTGGCCGAGCCATTGACGAGCACCTGGGTGCTAGCCGTCGAGAGGAGAGTGGAGATCCGTCCGATCCACCTTGGGCCAAAACCACGGTGCGATAGCACCTCAAGGAGGAACGGCCATGAGACGCTGTCAAAGGCTTTGGCGATGTCGATTTTGAAGATGATAGCCGGCGCTCGCTTGCGGTGGAGGGTGCGGATGGACTGTTGCACGAGCATGAAGTTGTCCAGGATAGACCTACCGGAGATGAAAGCACTCTGATTGCGGTCAACCAGCTTTGGGATTAGCGGGGCGAGCTCAGTCGACAATGCCTTTGCGAGGATTCTGGCGAAACTGTGAATGAGGCTTATGGGCCTGAAATCTTTGATGTCTGTAGCGCCCTCTGTTTTGGGCAGCAGGACGATGAAGGCCTCGTTGAGCCTTTCCAGGCCCCTACCATCCGCACCATCGAAAGCCTGCACTGCCTTCATCACCGCCTCCTTGATAATGGCCCAACATGTCTGGTAAAAACGCGTGGTGAATCCATCAGGCCCCGGGGCTTTGTCAGGCTGCATGGCCTTTATAGTGCTCCAGGTTAGGGTTTCAGAAAGGGGGGCCTCGAGCGTCGTAGTGTCGACCGCCGGCAGCTCGAGAGCAGCCAGGCGGAGCGTGTGCTGCCGCAGCACCGGCCTGCCCAGGAGGCCCTCGTAAAAGTCCCCTGCCATCTCACACATGTCCGCCCGCGATGTTGCCTCTGTCGCGCCACACTTCAGCCTGAATATGTGGTTTTTCCGGCGCCGCTGGCTCGCATAGATCCTGAAAAACGCCTCGCTTGCCTCCCCAGCCTTTAGCCACGAGATGCGCGACTTCTGCCGGGCTATGGTCCGCTGTAGAGACGCCAGCCCGAGCACCTTCCTCTTGAGCTGCTTGCGGAGTCATGATTCTCCGCTTGACAAGGGTCGGGAGTCCATCGCCTGATCGAAGCACAGGATGAGCTCGTTTGCCAGCAGCATCTGCTCTTGATGTTGCCAACCTTGGCCTGATTCCACCTGGTCAGCGCCTTAGCAGTGGCCTTTAGCCGTAAAAATAGATCCACGAAGGGGTCGGCTTTCGGGGGCAGCGAGTTCCAGCTCGTTGCGACGACATCATGGAACCCGGGAAGAGAGGGCCAGTAACTTTGGAAGTGGAACCGCGATTTGTGATGGAACGAGACGTTGGTTGACATGAGAAGCAGGCAGTGATCGGAGATGGAGGAGGACAAGGCCTGCAACAAGTGCCCTGGGTGCTCGGTGTCCCAATCTGCCGTGGAGAACCAACAGTCTATCTTTTCCAAGGTAGGGCGAGTCCTCTCATTGCTCCACGTATATCTTCGTCCAATAAGGCATGCTTCCTTAAGCTCCAAGTCATTTAGGAGGCGCCGAAAGTGCCCCATCATGCGCCTGTTGATCAAGTTGTTGTTTTTGTCCGCCGCTTCAACAATGAGATTGAAATCTCCTGCTACCACCCAGGGTCCCGCACAAGCCCCCCTGATAGCCCGGAGCTCATCAAGGAACATAGGTTTCAACGTGTCGTCGGTTGGGCCATAAACTGCGGTAAGCGTCCACTGGTTGCCCTCCCCAAAAATCATCTCCACCGTGGCAGAGAACTGGTCGATCCGGAACGCGAGCACAGTGGCCATCGTGGAGTCCCATGCGATGATGATTCCGCCGGCCGTGCCTTGAGCAGGAAGGGCCACGAACGCGTTAAATTTCAGCCCAAGCAACGAGTGGATCAGGCGCTGATCCACCCTCTCGAGCTTTGACTCCAGAAGGCACACTACCGACGCCGAGGCGTCCTCCACCGAGCTTCTCATGGCAGCCCCCCTAGCTGCGCTGTTGAGACCCCTCACGTTCCACACCATAATGTTATGATTAGCAATCTCCATTACAAGGCGTACAATCCACCAGTCCGATCCTCTAGAATTCTAGAGACAGCGAGGCCTCCTCAAGAGGGACATCTAAGGAGAAGAGCCTCACTAGGGCGTCGATGCGGTGTTGAGGCAGCGGGCTCCGAAACAGCTCCGCATATTTCTGCAGGCAGTCCACCGGTGGCTCATCCTCCAGCTCACAGATGCCCATCTTGGACATCAAGACCCGTTGGGCCTGTTTGATGTACGACGACGGCAGGGATTTGGCACTTTGCTGCAACCTCGCGCTGCGGCAACAAAGTTCGTCCGGAATGATTGGCCTCTTGCGCCGGCCACGCTACACATCAGGGAGCGGTAAGAGGGGGGCCTGTATGTGATCACGGATCTGAGATAGGACCTGCTCGAGCACGGTAGGCGGGGTGGACGGGCCGGATGCAGAATCTCGAGCGGGGGTGGCCAGCATATGGGGTGACGAAGCGGGATCAAAGGGGCTGCTGCATGGGGGTGTAGCTGGGTGGGCCAGAGCTGCATGGGTACTTATTGGTGAAAGCCCGCGTGGGTCTGCCTGGGGAGAGCAGCGCGCATGCAGCGGGGAGACCGATGCCTCGAAGGCGGGGCCAAGGTCAACTGAGAGGCGGACCCCGCCCGAGCCGGTGCTGCGGACCGCCCAGGAGGCCGACCAGGAGGCAGCAGAAGCATCACGAGAGCGCCCGCGCGCCCCTGCCGAACTGCCACGTAGAGCAGCAATCATACTGCCCACCTCCGCGGATTGGACGGACGAGCCGCTACATGCAGAGGGAGTGCGTCCAACATCCATCCGATCTATATCCACTCCGGATGACCCGCCCGAGGCGGGCCCGAGGCCGGTCCGTACCCGCGATTCCTGGTACCAGGTCCCAGAGTCCATCGTGGTCAAAGCCCGCATGGCCTCAACGGGCCCCATGGCAGCGCAACCTGGCATGCACATAGAGCCAGCCCCACACGGCGTGATGTCACCAACGCCAGCGCCGGCAGGCGCCCGCCGACGATGATCCGGAACCGCGTCCACCTTCCCGGCGTAGGAACGCCGGAAATATCCACCGCTGGGCTCCTCCACGCACCTCGCAGACGAGCCACCCTCCATCCAGCGTCCCGACGAGCCAGCATCGGGGCCATGGCCATCAGCGGAAGGCGGGgaaggaggcggtggcggcggtggccgtGGTGAGGAGGGAGGCTGCAGCGGGCGAGGCATCGCCGGGAGGTCGCCCACCCGACGGATCTCGATGGGGTACCGCAGGGTACCAGCGCGAGCCCGAGAGGAAACCCTCGGGCGGCCACGCGCCGCCGGCGCGGACGGCAGGGCCGGCTCCTCCACGAAGAGGAGCTTGCGGGACGGAATGCGGCAGAGGTCCGCCGTGCGAAGCCAGACGCAGAAGTGAGACATGTCGTTACGGCTCGACTTTTCCTCCGCCACGTCCACCACGAACCCATAGCCGTCTAAGATGACGTCCGCCGTCCTCCGCGTCCACGCGTTGGCCGGCACTCCGACGAGGTCAAGCGGAATGAGGAAGGGGAGGTTTACCGCCGTAGCCTGCGCCTGTCTAATCCAGGGCCTGAGCGTCAGTGTGAAGCCCGGGCCGTCCGCCCGACCGCGATCCGCCATGCGCTGCCGGAGGTGAATGGAGTcgcagagcaccaggaagtccTCGGGGAAGAAGGCCCGGATGGACATGGACGCCGGCCCGACGTCGAACGCGGCATGAAGAGCCTCCGCCGCACTGGCCAGATCCATCGCCGGGCGATTTCCGACGATGGTAACCACAACCGCGCGCGCGAGCTCCGCCTCCAGCCGCTCCATCTCCTCGGAGCGCTCAAGGTAGCAGCAGGATGGCTCCTCCACCCGCTGCGCCGGCGGCAGCCTTACAACCTCCACCCGGGAGGGAGCCCGGCGAAGGGGATGGCGAAAGCCGGGCCATCCACCGATCCCTCACTGGAGCCCTCCCGCACAACATTGCTCCAAGAGCGCCCAAGCCGGACGGCCCCGGGTGGCGGGGGGCCCAGCGGCGGGGGCGGGGGGACCGCACCCAGCAGCGGCCTAGACGTCGGCGGAGAGGAGAAACGCTGCCGACGAGCAGGCGGCCTGGGGGAGCTGCCACCGGACGAGGAGCCACGTCGCAGCGGGCACTCCCTGGAGCTGTGCCCGGTGCCCTCACAGCGAACGCACTTGGTTGGGTTCGTGCACTCCCGCGAGATGTGGTCGTCTTCTCCGCAGTTGTAGCAGCAGCCGAAGAAGCGCGCCAGCAGCCGCGAGTGCGGCGGCGGCCTAGGGGCCGGAAGAGTGCGCGCACCCTGCGCGCGCGGGCGCGCCAGGCGACAACGCTCCCGGCGCCCCCGCTTCGTCCGCCACGGCGCGTCGCCGGCTGCCGGCACCGTCGGGCCGCCCGGGCCCAGGGGTCCCAAGGCGGAGCCCACCACCGGCACCAGCAGCGAGCGCaggggagggggggggcgccggtGGGGAACTGGAACTGGATCCACCAGATCCCGAGAGGGCCACGCGCTCAGCCATGGCGCGGCGCTGAAGGAGGGGCGGGGGGAAGGGAGGGGGGAGGGGTGGCTGCCGGCACCGTAGCGGCGACCGGCAGGAGCAGTGGCCGCCGGCGCCGGAGTGGCGCGCGGCGCAGATAGCGAGGGATCAATTACAAGGGAGCGGAATGACAAGTCGTCCCTTCACTCACGCCTAACAATGCAAGATACTCGTAGTCGCAACGTTACTCGTAGTCGTCCCTTAACTGATGCTTTGTGCATGCAACGTTACTGATCCAACCCATGCTCATTCTAGGGTTTCGAGTATGAACTCAAAGATATTGTGCATTGGCAATCAATCTGCGAAGGTCCCAATGCATGGTACTACCATCGCAATATCACTATGAAAACTAAAGGAGTTGATGATGATGCGGGCAGTGTCAATCAATTCTTCGCTGAAGTCACACTTGATCAAAGCGATACGCCGGGATATTTTCTCAGCAGTTTCTGCAGAATCGACCCTAACAGCAAGGGTGGTGTACACTCTTATCTTAAATTAAGCATTTTTGGAATACTGTTTGAAATTAGCTGTTAGATATAGGTCAAAACATTGCGGCAGGATATTTTCTCAACAGTTTCTGCGGGGTTAACCCTGACGGCAAGGGTAGTATACACTCTTATATTAATTAAGCAGTTTTGGAATACAGTTTGAAATTAGCTGATAGATATAACTGCGAATGTGTTTCTGGTTATTGTGGAGCTGTTACTATTGACTGTTTGCCCATTTTGTGCCATCTTCTACCATACATAGCTTTATGTTTGTAATATCGCAATCGAACTGGTTCACACACAACCAGTTGTATGTGCTGCTGCAATCATGCTTTTTTTTTGCCACTTATTCAGCTATCCTCGTGTATCTGAGCCAGGCTGGTTATCTTGCACTTAAATGACAAATCTCACTCATATCTTCCTTTAGATGTTCACTGCCATGGTTGTACGAACAATGGAAGTATTCATCTGAAGCACCCCCCTACTCATTTTGATTGCGGCCACACTGATCTCTCCCTTGGTTATGATACATGTAACGACGAGGTGTGTCGCGACGCCCAGAACAAGGTATGGTAACATATATAATAGCTAGCGTTTTAGTATCTTCAGTGTTACTTACCTGTGGTCCATCTTTTGCAGTGGCATATTTGTTTTGCTGCGCCAACGTTAATTATGTGTTTTTTCCTCGGGTGCAGGAAGAcgacgatgaagaagaagaactgAGAGAAGAGGAGGAAAGGATAAGAAAGTCATTTGATGTAATGCCATAAATTGTGTGGTAAAGAACCATTTTGTGGGAAATTGATTGACCAGTTGACTAATTATTTCTTGTGTGTTTATCTTCTGAAGTACCTTGACGATGTGGAATTTATGGAGAAACTCCGCAAGAAACGTGCTGAGCTCTTAGCCTTACATTCCAAAATCCAGGTTCGAGTCCCAATCTCCTTCAATTTGTTAGTGGGTGTATGTTTGTATAGTTTTTGTGCGGTTCACTGGTGTTTGTACCTCCTAAAACTTGATGATTGTATCTCCTAAAATCTGTTAGCTCTTAGCCAAATCTGTTTGGTGTTTGAAACTGGTCTGCTATTTGTTTTTCTTTGCTCTGTTTAGTTGTGCCATGTACAAGATTAGTGGTGCCGTTGCATGTTTTTGTTTAGATGACTCCATATACTCGTTGACCGTACTGAGAAAAGTAGTGTTGCTGCTGTGATTTCAGAACGTGAACCACTATGTAATCAAGAACCCTAGTTGGTCTGTAACAGGACTGGAATAGAACATCATGGTTGACTACCACTCCCTCCATTCCCAATTAGTTGACGCAGATTTGTACTAAATATGCGTCAACtaatttgaaacggagggagtatattgcgACTATATTTTTCGCCATCAGCCAAGCCTTTGAAATGTCGGTATGTCAGTCTTTCCCAATTCTCCATCTCTGATGTCATGTGGAGGCACTGCCAGTGTATGAAAGTGTTGAATATGTGACATCGCTGTAAAGTCGTTTAAATATTCAAATTTTGTGTTCTTTACTAGTTCTATCATTGCTGCCATCTTGTAGGAGGATGAAGAAACGACCTGTAAAGAGTGAAGAGTGGAGATGTCCCTGCTTATTATCACATGTTTTCATTTATGTCAGTAATTTGAACTCAGTGAAGCTTGCGAGTAATTGTTGTTTGTGAACTTGCTATCAAGTTAAACACTTTAGCTATTATGACGTTTGTGTGTTGTCATGTGTGAAGAAGGCTCTGGAAGACGGGTTAACAGCCCAACCCCATGTCACGGACGAGTAAACAGCGGCACGAACCCTAGAAACATCTAGTTGCAAATGGGGGCCCTCCTCCTCTCGACTCTGCCCTAGCACCGTCTCCtcaggaggcggccggggcggcgCGAGCCCCTTTTCTCTTcgtccaccccccccccccccccccccccccccccccccccccccccccctcccccacgCCACCGCCGGCAAGCGCTCCTATATCTGGTCGGGTTGGTGTTGGCGGCGGCGGGACCTCCCATACCCGCGCGCGGTTCCCCGTCCCGGGGCAGAGGACGACGGCAGTAAAGCTCGGACGGTGGTGTTCCGGCAACCTAGAGACGGTGGCTGGCGGCGGGCGCGGTGGTGGCGCTGTGTGACGCCCCCGAAATTAATGGTGCACTAAACATCCACGCAGCATGCATGATCAAGATCAGTGACTCACGATAtaatatcacaacacaactctattACTCAAATATAAACAAAGAAATAGTATATTACAAGCCCTCTAACCAGGAATCCAGAAATAAATGCCACAATCCCTCTAACCATGAACATCAAAATACAGGTTGGTTCGCATGCTAGGAGAGTAGTTTTTTCGGTCCCATCGAGCCGACCAGTTAAAATCCGGACCAGACCGGATGTTCTTTCGGACTGATTTCACTAACCAGACCGGTCACAAATTTTGGGCGGGCCTTCCTTCTCCGGCACGGTGCGGTCCGGTCCACGAGCGGGACCCCAATCATGATGCTCCGGCGCATCGGCGTCGGCATGGCCATAGCGTCCGTCGCCATGGCTGTGGCGGCGCTGGTGGAAGCCGTGCGCCTCCGCTCGGCCAGGGACGCCGGCCTGGTCGACCGCCGGCAGGTAGCTGCGCCGCAGTTGGTGCTGATCGATCGGCTTCGCCAACGAGTTCACCATCGTCGGCTTCGAGGAGTTCTCCTACGACTAAGTGCCCGGCGCGCCACGGAGCGTCGGGCTCGCCTGAGCATCGCGGGCGTGAGGAGCTACACCAGCGGCACGCTCGTCTCGGCGGTTGACTGTGCGACGAGGAGCACGAGGGGGAGAGCTGGTTCTCGGACAACCTCAACCGGCTTTTTTTTTGCGAGGAATTTAGAGCTTTATTCAAACAAAAGCGTTCTCTGAACAGTCAGCTAAAAGACTGCTGATCAGGAAGCTCTTCTGCTGCTTTGGAGGTGCTCGGTTTCCTGTATTTTTCCAAGCGAGATACGTCTACACCAACAAATGCGAGCCTGTAATGTAGACTCGACGAGACGACCGGAGTGCAATCTGCATCTCGCCCCTGAAAAGTGAGAAGCCAACCGATCTGCATCTCACACTTGATTTCACGGAGAGACATGCCTTGATCCACACTCACAAAGTCACAATAATAGTGGGGCAGTTATTAATTCCATCGATTTAGACAGGCCCCTTCTCCATCACGAGAGACACGTGGATGGTAGTAGTGTAATAAGTACCGCCCAGGGCAGCTGTAACCTGCAGGTCCACCAGCAGAAGGCACACACTGAATAGATCACGCACCGGCACCACCTCCGGCCAGAGCGCCAAGGCGCGAAGCGATGGAGTCGGGCGAGCCACTCCCACGTCGCGACGGCCGCCGCGGCGGCTGGCGCGCCGCGCTCTTCATCGTCGGTAATCTCGCCGATCATTCCCCGCCGTGCGAGCTAATTTGTTTCGTCCTAAACGTCTCTCGCTTAATATGTGTTTAAAAGCCTGAACTAACCATCTGTGCGCCGTGCCTGCGTGCAGCCGTCGGGTTCTTGGAGCGCATCGGGTTCACCGGCGTGGGGGGCAACCTGATCACGTACCTGACCGGCCCGCTGGGCATGTCCacggcggccgccgccgccggcgtGAACGCCTGGTCCGGGACCGTGCTGGTGCTGCCGCTCGTCGGCGCGCTCGCCGCCGACTCGCGCCTCGGCCGGTACCGCGCCGTCCTGATAGCCGGCGTGCTCTACCTGCTGGTCAGTGCTAGCACAAACTTCGCCCCCTCCCCTGTTCCGAGCATCTTTAGAGCATCATCCATGCCGCGCCTTGATTCCCTTGCCATTATTGCGCGGTAGGCGGTCGCGCGGCGGAGGTGACAATGATTTGCTCCACCGTAGAATTTCGCCAAGACTTCATTCTGGGGCGTGTGTCAGTACTATGCGAAACCTTTTGGAGTTGCCATCCAGCCACGGCAAAAGGTCTGCTTCAATTGCCGTCGGCGAATTGATGCATCGTCGCCTATCCTTGGCACACAACCGAGAAATGTCTGGATCGACCATCTCGTTGAGGTTCCAGACCGCGGGGTTAGCGGGGAAGTAACCAGAAGGCAACCGACAGATGACACATCCATGTGATGTGATGCGTACTGCTGCTGTCATTCTGAGATACTCCAGCGCTAGGAGCCAAGCTGGTCCCGTCCGTACAGAATTGGGCGTGGCTGGATCTCGTGAGTCAGCTGAAAATTTCTCTTGGGGTCAATCAATTTTGTGAACGTCAGATGCGAAATCAACGGACATAGCCTTTTTTTCAACCTCCCGCACATCTACTTTCTCCCCGCAGCCAGCTACCGCCGCCTCCTGCGGCCGGTGGCGCTCCCACGACCGCCTCGCCGTCCCGCCCTTACCTGAACCACTCCACCACCGGTCTTTCATCGCCCCCGGTCATCCCTCTAGCCACCCTCCCCTTCCCGTGTCGAGTTTTTTCTTCGGCGAAGCCCCGCCGCTGCCCCACCACGCCATCActctgaaccctaagatagataatggggtgATGACTTGTGAGCCCCTTCTTTAGCTCCGGCGAGGCCCTTCCTCTTTCTTCCGTTCAAAAATCGACCGACCTAATTGTGAAAATCAATCGACTGATATGTAGCTAAaatagaaaaaaataaatagatactccctccgtccaaaatGTAAGATGTTCTTACGTTTTGGGATGAAGGGAGTACATAAATTTTAATTTTCTCTAAACGATGGTTCTTGGTTGCCATATTGGTCGTCAGATAAAACGTAAGATTCTCCGTTAAAAATAAAAGATAAGATTTTTGGTTGCCGTAGTCTACTCTTTTTTTTTGTGAGAAACCACACTCTACTTTATCTGTACTGTTTGTAAGAGAGTAACATGCCAAAGTGTCCTTCTCAGTTCGAGCACAACAGTAAAAACAAATGAAAAATAAATTCAAAACATTCTGATTTTTGTGTGGCAAATACTAAGGAATGTTCGAGTGCTTGCAAAGTTCCAAGATGAAATCACATTCGTAGAAGTCGCAGCCAAACAAAAAAGCAGTGCTCCGAAATGtgttcggaatttttggagtatCATTTTTTCCCCATGACTTCCATGATTGTGATTTCATGATGAAACTATCCAAACGCCCAAAACTTTCCTCACTGTTTGTAAGaaaaatagattttttttaaaaaaataaccCTTTTCTCGATTTTACTATTTATACGGGAGCATGTGAGTCCAAGAGCAGATACTCTGGGTAACATGCAATCTCTTCAAATAAAAGATAAGATTGCCGAAAAAAAGATAAAACAAAAAAATTCTGTTATAGCACTCTATTTTACTTCACATATTAATTTTATTTGAAGTTTAACTTTCTGAAGTTCCACCAAGTTTACATAAAAGTATAATATTTTTTCAATTATCAATATACCATTTTTAGGGCATCTTCAACGGCAACCCGGTAAAAACCTCCCGCATCCGTCCGTGGACAGGGGTGACCAGTCCGCGAACACGGATACAGGAGGTAGCCATCCAACGTTAGCCGCATTCTGTCCGTCagcaaattcaaattcaaatctatGCTGAACCACACAATGCGTCGGATCACACCCGCCGAATCGCATCTCCGATCACAACCAAAAGGAGGCAAATATGCTTAGGTTTTACATGCACAAATTCAAAAGAACATCAGTCCGGCAGTCCGTGCATTTCTGCTGCTGCTAGTGATTTCGAGAAAGGGCTAGTATCCAAGGTGAAAATATCCTACGATACCATGTATCACGTGATACCACGTTACAAATTTTTTACATTTGTTGAAAATTTCTTAGTTTTTTTAATGTTCACAAAATATATTTCTACTATCCCCAAAAAGTTCAGATCAAAATTCAAAATACACATTAAGAGaaaaaggatgaatggtgtcaaaAAAGGCTGATGGAAAAAATGACACTATTCACACGGGGACTTCTATTTTTTGTTTCTCCATGTATATTTTAATTTTGGACTTGAACTTTTAGGGATTGTGGACACATGTGTTTTGAACATTCAAgattatttttttcattttttttggatttttttgaaTAAATAAATATTCCCAATTAAAATGAAGACCCCTCTGTAATGCTTTCATGTGCATACTTTTATACAGTTTTGCTAATTGGTTATGTCTCAGTCGATGCTATATTCGTTCGAGCTTGTGTGAAGATTTATGCATTGTTTTCTTCTTATATACTATATGTCACTTGAGTGAGATTTTGTTAAATCTCTTAGTTGACTGACACCTAACCACACCCTACTTTACATCCCGTTACTAATGTTGATGATGAGCAGAGCTTGGGAATGCTGACGGTCTCATCCATGCTGCAAACGCCGCAACCTCATCCTGCCGGCTGCCACAGCACAGGCAGCACCTGCTCGCCGCTGCCCTCGGCATCATCGCCTGCCCGGCTCGCCTTCTTCTACACCGCGATCTACCTGCTAGCACTGGCGCAGGGCTTCCACATGCCATGTTCGGAGGCTTTGGGCGCGGACCAGTTCGATCCCAGCGTCGGTGCGTCCCGGAGCTCCTACTTCAACTGGTTTCACTTCTCCATATCGTGGGGCTACNNNNNNNNNNNNNNNNNNNNNNNNNNNNNNNNNNNNNNNNNNNNNNNNNNNNNNNNNNNNNNNNNNNNNNNNNNNNNNNNNNNNNNNNNNNNNNNNNNNNNNNNNNNNNNNNNNNNNNNNNNNNNNNNNNNNNNNNNNNNNNNNNNNNNNNNNNNNNNNNNNNNNNNNNNNNNNNNNNNNNNNNNNNNNNNNNNNNNNNNNNNNNNNNNNNNNNNNNNNNNNNNNNNNNNNNNNNNNNNNNNNNNNNNNNNNNNNNNNNNNNNNNNNNNNNNNNNNNNNNNNNNNNNNNNNNNN from Triticum urartu cultivar G1812 chromosome 3, Tu2.1, whole genome shotgun sequence encodes:
- the LOC125547033 gene encoding protein NRT1/ PTR FAMILY 5.16-like; the encoded protein is MESGEPLPRRDGRRGGWRAALFIVAVGFLERIGFTGVGGNLITYLTGPLGMSTAAAAAGVNAWSGTVLVLPLVGALAADSRLGRYRAVLIAGVLYLLSLGMLTVSSMLQTPQPHPAGCHSTGSTCSPLPSASSPARLAFFYTAIYLLALAQGFHMPCSEALGADQFDPSVGASRSSYFNWFHFSISWGCGVPGTAGETAARPCLNLPAPPPPPSLGCRRRRIFWATFSALQDGAEEGTATDEADCVSIATVEVELDDIYGGGSGPMVRMGGVRVADDESSGAGKVEGSKETKKERLIRESLEWSDGTRKVATSLKIAERETENVHRLVEALLDKKHDDENMQERCMSFPLR